The following coding sequences lie in one Heliangelus exortis chromosome 6, bHelExo1.hap1, whole genome shotgun sequence genomic window:
- the ORC2 gene encoding origin recognition complex subunit 2: MSPPEGRGSRALKVKFVPDEDVLKHIADAGVKAWKNKTPAAVSVKRLVKKLGDISDDEAQETLEENNYVAALGMSTQDAIGNGSSVSGGAVYSFQTPRRPSRMAELASELAQTPGGNVVPNHSQCPEKTARTPQSTKRSERLQQKSKKREFVSTTPYRLRKRLAAPDTSLESESEYSSSCSEEEEEDQPEANTAVSAQKTPAKTKAASTPPPKNTLTKKKKEDKMRHLVEEYFEAHSSSKVLTSDRTLQKLRRRRLNQQTLHNLLKKVPIAYAAEIQELNQQHEALFTKWMLQLRLGFNIVLYGLGSKRELLEKFRASVLLDVVHLVVNGYFPSITVKSILNSITEEVLDYGGSFCSPFDQLEFIIRKFKEDSSVELYVLIHNLDSQMLRGERSQQILAQLSSLPSIYLIASIDHINAPLMWDQAKLSLFNWLWYETTTFIPYVEETSYENSLLVQQSGSLALSSLTHVLRSLTPNARGIFRLLAQYQLENKDNPSYPGLSFQDFYRQCREAFLVNSELTLRAQLTEFRDHKLIRTKRGADGVECLLIPVDDSTLTDFLEKEDEDV; encoded by the exons GTGTTAAAGCATGGAAGAACAAGActccagcagcagtgagtgTGAAGAGGCTGGTGAAGAAGCTGGGGGATATTTCAGATGATGAAGCTCAGGAGACTCTGGAAGAGAACAACTATGTTGCTGCTCTAGGAATGTCCACCCAAG ATGCAATAGGAAATGGCTCCAGTGTAAGTGGTGGTGCAGTTTACTCCTTCCAGACTCCCAGGCGCCCCAGCaggatggcagagctgg CCTCTGAATTAGCCCAGACACCAGGAGGGAATGTTGTACCTAACCACTCCCAGTGCCCTGAGAAGACAGCCAGAACCCCCCAGAGCACCA AACGCTCAGAGAGATTGCAGCAAAAG AGTAAAAAGAGAGAATTTGTGTCCACCACACCTTACAGACTCAGGAAGAGGCTGGCAG CTCCAGACACCTCTTTAGAAAGTGAGAGCGAGTACTCTTCTTCCTgctcagaggaggaagaggaagaccAGCCAGAAGCCAACACTGCTGTATCAGCTCAAAAGACCCCAGCAAAAACTAAGGCTGCATCTACACCTCCTCCCAAAAACAccctgaccaaaaaaaaaaaagaggacaagaTG AGACACCTGGTAGAGGAATACTTTGAGGCTCACAGCAGTTCCAAAGTGCTCACCTCAGACCGAACGCTGCAGAAGTTGAGGAGAAGAAGACTGAATCAG CAAACACTGCACAACCTTTTGAAAAAGGTTCCCATTGCCTATGCTGCTGAAATTCAAGAGCTAAACCAGCAACACGAAGCCCTGTTTACCAAGTGGATGCTGCAGTTACG CTTGGGTTTCAATATTGTGCTCTATGGACTGGGCTCCAAGCGTGAGTTGTTAGAGAAGTTTCGTGCCTCTGTGCTCCTGGATGTTGTTCACCTCGTGGTCAATGGCTACTTCCCCAGCATCACTGTCAAGTCT ATTCTGAACTCCATCACAGAGGAGGTGCTGGACTATGGAGGCTCCTTCTGCAGCCCCTTTGACCAACTTGAATTCATCATTAGAAAGTTTAAAGAAG ATTCATCTGTAGAGCTCTATGTCCTCATCCATAACCTGGACAGCCAGATGCTGAGGGGAGAAAGAAGCCAGCAGATCCTTGCACAGTTATCCTCTCTGCCCAGCATTTACCTCATTGCCTCCATTGACCACATCAATGCTCCTCTCA TGTGGGATCAGGCAAAGCTGAGCCTCTTCAACTGGCTGTGGTATGAAACAACCACCTTTATTCCTTATGTGGAAGAAACCTCCTATGAGAACTCCCTCCTGGTGCAGCAGTCTGGCTCTCTGGCTTTGAGCTCCCTCACCCATGTCCTGCGCAGCCTCACTCCCAATGCCAG GGGGATATTCAGACTGCTTGCTCAGTACCAGCTGGAGAACAAGGACAACCCATCTTACCCAG GCCTGTCCTTCCAAGACTTCTACAGGCAGTGTCGGGAGGCTTTTCTTGTGAACAGTGAGCTGACACTCAGGGCACAGCTGACAGAGTTCAGGGACCACAAGCTCATCAGGACCAAACGG GGAGCTGATGGTGTGGAATGCTTGTTAATTCCTGTAGATGACAGTACCCTGACCGACTTCTTAGAGAAAGAGGATGAAGATGTATAG
- the NIF3L1 gene encoding NIF3-like protein 1 — MLVPGAQLLRRTLGRIPPARSLMDLREIVSALNDFAPLSLAESWDNVGLLVEPSPPHAVSTLLLTNDLTEEVMEEAVQKRAELILSYHPPVFAPLKRVTWGSWKERLLVRALEHRIAIYSPHTAYDAIPQGVNNWLAKGLGPCTSVPLHPSSAPSCPAEGTHRVEFSAGNTKGLETLLSKIKDIQGISCLTTLPARVEGEQQTRVSLSCSQKALLEVVELLSQNNHKTEILLLQKPPLPHAGMGRLCTLREAVSLSHIIQSTKNHLKLPHIRLALGVGKTLESPVRKVALCAGSGSSVLKGMEADLYLTGEMSHHDVLDAAAKGISVILCEHSNTERGFLSELRDVLTSHLQDKVNIIVSEKDRDPLQVA, encoded by the exons ATGCTGGTGCCCGGCGCGCAGCTGCTCCGCCGGACTCTGGGCCGCATCCCGCCCGCCCGCTCCCTCATGGATCTCCGGGAAATCGTTTCTGCCCTCAACGACTTCGCCCCCCTCTCCCTGGCAGAAAGCTGGGACAAtgtggggctgctggtggaACCCAGCCCTCCCCACGCTGTCAgcaccctgctcctcaccaACGATCTCACCgaggaggtgatggaggagGCGGTGCAGAAGCGGGCAGAGCTCATCCTTTCCTACCACCCCCCGGTGTTCGCTCCGCTCAAACGGGTCACCTGGGGCAGCTGGAAGGAGCGGCTGCTGGTCCGGGCCCTGGAGCACAGGATCGCGATTTACTCTCCGCACACGGCGTACGATGCCATACCTCAGGGAGTCAATAACTGGCTGGCAAAGGGACTCG GTCCCTGTACTTCTGTGCCCCTGCACccatcctctgctcccagctgtcCAGCTGAAGGGACTCACCGGGTGGAATTCTCTGCAGGCAACACTAAAGGTCTGGAGACTCTGCTCTCCAAAATCAAAGACATCCAGGGGATCTCCTGTCTCACTACTCTCCCTGCCAG ggTTGAAGGTGAGCAGCAGACACGAGTCAGCCTGAGCTGCTCACAGAAAGCACtgctggaggtggtggagttacTGTCCCAGAACAACCACAAGACTGAGATTCTTTTATTACAAAAG cCTCCTCTCCCCCACGCTGGGATGGGACGTCTGTGCACACTGCGTGAGGCAGTCTCCTTGTCACACATCATCCAGAGTACCAAAAACCACCTGAAATTACCCCACATCCGCCTGGCCCTGGGAGTGGGCAAGACACTAG AATCACCAGTGAGGAAAGTAGCTCTGTGTGCTGGGTCTGGGAGCAGTGTCCTGAAGGGCATGGAAGCTGACCTCTATCTCACAG GAGAGATGTCCCACCACGATGTCCTGGATGCAGCTGCCAAGGGGATAAGTGTTATTCTGTGTGAGCACAGTAACACGGAGAGGGGTTTCCTGTCGGAGCTGCGGGACGTGCTCACAAGCCACCTGCAGGACAAAGTCAACATCATCGTATCAGAGAAAGACAGAGATCCCCTCCAGGTGGCTTAG